The sequence TTAAATGTGCAAGCCCGATTCCTGGAAAAGGGAACCAATAAGCCACTCAGCGGAAAAGAATATATATGCAAACTGTTTGATTATGATATTCTTAAAAATGATTTTTTAGGAGAAGCACATCCGGATAACACAGGGTTGGTGCATTTTTCAGTTGATCCTAAATCCTTTAGAGATTTTAATAATTTAATAGATAAATATCCGGATCTTTTTATTGAAGTTGAATACGAAGAAGAATTATTGTTTGCAACTCCTATTGCAAAAAATGCTAAAGTATTGGAAGGTGGAACCTTTGATATAAAAGAAGGTGAAGTGATTGATCTCGGTACTTTTTTAGTTTAAATATATTTTATCCGCATTTAATGTAATGCGTTTGCGTTCTCTTTTATCAATCAGAAAAAAGAGGATAGCAGTTATTAGTGTAGATGCGCTTACTATCCACCATAGTATATTGTAATTCCAGCGGCTAATAATTAATGTACTTAGATATGGTGAAATAATAAAAGCCATTGACCAAGCCAGTGTATATATTCCTACATAATTACCACGGGTTTTATCAGAGCCACGATGTACGGCAAAAGAAACCATAAATGGCATTGCAAACATTTCAGCAAAACTTAATATTGCCATTGCAATAAATAACATCGCAATTGTTGGGAAAATATTAATCAGCATAAATGAAACGGCAAGTAGAAATGTTCCAAAAACAATGAGAGTAGTGGGTCGGAATTTTTTTTCGATACTATATACCAAAATCATTTCAAACAGAAATACTATAAATCCATTAAAACCAATCAACAATCCAATCATGCTTTCATGCATTTGAAACACACTGCGATAATACAAGGGCAATCCACTAAATATTTGAAGAAATGCAATTGCAAAAAAACCACACAACACAGCGAAACCTAAAAAATAACTATCATGCCATGGGCTTTTATGATTTGAAGTAATCATCTCTTTATCTTTTGTAATTGGCTGTGGGTTTTGTTTTCTATTGCGGAAATAAAAATAGAAAACAATGCCAGCTATTATACAAGTACATCCATCAATTATAAATAATAAATTATAAGAATACGCAGCTAAAAATCCACCGAAGGCAGGACCTAAAGCGAATCCAAGATTTAAGGCCATTCGGTTTAATGAAAAGGACCGTGTAAAATTTTCTGGTTTTGAATACATAGAAACAGAAGATGTATTTGCAGGGCGCAACATATCCGTGAGTATAGCGGCGAAAAATAATCCGGCGGAAAGCAGAATAAAAGTTTTTAAAAACATAAGTAAAATAATCATTGCTCCACCTCCAACTAAACTGATTATCTGCACTTTAAAAGCACCTATTTTATCTGTGAGAATTCCGCCGGTATATGAGCCAATCATTGAACCTGCACCGAAGCAACTTAGAATTATACCTGCATGTTGCACATCCAATCCAAGATCACTTGTAATATATACACTTAGAAAGGGTAATACCATGGCACCACTTCGATTAATCAGTTGAATAATTGCCAGCATCCAGGCAGGTTGAGATAAGCCTCCATACGCATTTTTATAAAGTGTAACTATTTTTTTCAACTGTTGGGTTTAATTGATATTTAATTCTATTTAGAAAGCAGAATCTAAAATTATTCAATTTATTTCATCGTATTTTTTCAAATAGTTCATTATTTATTTTATGTAACTATACAAAGCAATTATTAATTACGAGGTGTTAAGGTTTTATGACTGATGTAAAATTTAAGGTGGTTATCTTTGGCGCAAATACCGATTTAATATGAAAAGTTTTATTCAATACATTCTCATTAGTTTTTTATTTATTTCTACTCAATTATTTGCAAGTCCGGGCGATACTATTAAAGTTCAAACATTCACTTTTGGATCAACTCAAGATGCATGGTTTAATCTTCCCTCTGCTGATGTGGATGTAGAAAAAATTCTGATGAAATATACGTTGAAATGTAATCCTGCTCAATCTCCCGCATGTGGTGAATGGGATTATCTCACTTATACTTATTTATTTGATCATACAGGTGTATTAGATAGCACATTACTTACGCATTCAAATTTTGAAGTGAATGGAACTTCACCAGATACTTTAGATTATTCTGCAACTCCAACTTATATTTATCAACCCAAATGGTTGTATTCAATTGTATATGATGCTGTAACAAGTCTTGAAGCTTTTCAAATAGGAGATGGGGTATTGAATACTAGTTTTCCAATGGGTAGCAGTGAGCCAAGAAGTAAAACACAATTCATTTGGTCGGCTACGGAAATGATGGATGCAGGAATGATTGCAGGTGATTTAACAGGGTTGAGATTTTATATTGAAACACCTGGAAGTGAGTTACATGATTTTCGTATTGCAATTGCAAACACATTAGATACTGAAGTGGATTCTGTATTTGCTGATTTAGATTTTACTGAAGTATTTCATAATAATATTACACCAATTGCATCGGGATGGATTTCAATTCCATTTTTACATTCCTTCAACTGGGATGGCACTTCTAATATTTGTGTTCAAATTACTTTTGATAATAATTCTACCGGAATAAATACAGTTTTAAGAGCCTCTGATATTGCTTTAGAAAGAAGCATTTATTCAACAGGCGCCGATAAATATTTAGACGTTGCTCAACCTTTTTATTCTGATGTAAATGGGTTTCCATTAAACATGTTATCTGATGCTGTTACTGTTTCATGGTGGAGTTATGGTGACCCGGAATTTCAACCGCAAAATGGTACCACGTTCGAAGTATATAATAATTTGGGTAATCGTGTTTTAAATGTGCATGGTCCATGGAGTGATGGTAATTTTTATTGGGATGCAGGTGCTTCCGGAAGTAGTTATGATCGCATTTATAAAAATGCACCGGCTTCTGATTATGAAGGCACATGGACGCATTGGGCATTTACAAAAGATGCTGTTGCAGGTGTGATGAAAATTTATAAGAATGGTGTTGAATGGCATTCCGGTACAGGAAAATCTTACACCATGGAGAACGCAGAAAAAATGCG is a genomic window of Bacteroidota bacterium containing:
- a CDS encoding MFS transporter, which translates into the protein MKKIVTLYKNAYGGLSQPAWMLAIIQLINRSGAMVLPFLSVYITSDLGLDVQHAGIILSCFGAGSMIGSYTGGILTDKIGAFKVQIISLVGGGAMIILLMFLKTFILLSAGLFFAAILTDMLRPANTSSVSMYSKPENFTRSFSLNRMALNLGFALGPAFGGFLAAYSYNLLFIIDGCTCIIAGIVFYFYFRNRKQNPQPITKDKEMITSNHKSPWHDSYFLGFAVLCGFFAIAFLQIFSGLPLYYRSVFQMHESMIGLLIGFNGFIVFLFEMILVYSIEKKFRPTTLIVFGTFLLAVSFMLINIFPTIAMLFIAMAILSFAEMFAMPFMVSFAVHRGSDKTRGNYVGIYTLAWSMAFIISPYLSTLIISRWNYNILWWIVSASTLITAILFFLIDKRERKRITLNADKIYLN